The segment CATTCTTGTGCAGCTTGCAGGGATAACAGATCCAGAAAGGGCTGTTAAACTCATTGGAAAAACTGCGCAGCTAAAGTTTTACCTCCTGGATGAAAATGCAAATAACGAAGAAACCATAAAATCTGGAAATATTCCACCAGATGATATAATACTGTATGGTAAAAAGATCGACAAGGTTACAGGCCAAATTGTCTCCACTATCCCTTACGTATTGAAAAAGGATGCCGTTTTGACCGGTGATTATCTACTTGAGGCTGAAGTTCGTATCTCATCCCAATTTAATGAACCTTACGTCTCTATTAAATTTGATCCCGCAGGTAGTAAAATCTTTGAAGAGATCACAGCTGAAAATGTAAACAAGAGGATGGCAATAGTTCTTGATGATAATGTCTATTCAGCACCAGTTATAAGAGAAAGAATAGCTGGTGGTGAGGCCCAGATATCAGGTAGTTTTACCCTTGAAGAGGCAAAAGACTTAGCCATAGTCCTACGAGCCGGAAGCTTACCTGCTCCTGTAAAGATTCTTGAAAATAGAACAATAGGTCCATCTTTAGGACAGGATTCAATAAAAAAGGGGATTTGGGCAGGTATTATTGGTGTAGCAGCGGTCATCATCTTCATGTTAATTTACTATAAATTTTCAGGGTTCATTGCAAGTATTGCACTGCTGTCGAATGCCATAATAATTCTTGGAGCAATGGGTATGTTTAAAGCAACCCTTACATTGCCCGGTATTGCCGGATTGATACTTACAATGGGTATGGCGATAGACGCAAACGTACTAATTTTTGAGAGGATCAGGGAGGAACTGCGATTGGGCAGAACTCCTATGAATGCCCTTGAGGCTGGTTTTGAGAAGGCAATGTCCACAATTATTGATTCAAACATTACAACTCTTATAGCAGGTTTGGTTCTCTTCCAATTCGGGACAGGCCCTGTAAAAGGTTTTGCTGTAACCTTGACAATAGGTATTCTTTCATCGATATTTACGGCAGTCACTCTATCTAAAACGATCTTTTTGACACTCTACGGCAACAAAGAGATCAAAAAACTCAGTGTATAAGGAGATTGTAATGGCTCAATTTTTAGAACTAATTAAAAATGACTCCAATATAGATTTTTTAGGTAAGGCAAAGCTTTTTTTTATTATTTCAGGGGTGTTAATAGTAATATCTCTCTTTTTAATTTTTACAAAAGGCTTAAATCTTGGTATAGACTTTTCTGGTGGTACAGTAATACAGTTGAAGTATGAAAAACCAGCAGATCTTAATAAACTAAGACAGGGTATTGGTAATCTCAAAATAGGAGATGTATCAATTCAGAATTTTGGTAACCCAGAAGAGGTCCTTATTAGATTAGGTAAAACAAGAGATATACCCTTGGAAGAGCTGTCTAAAACTATTCGTGCAAAATTAGCTGAAATTGACCCAAATAACAAATTTATCGTGGAAAGGGTGGAGCAGGTGGGGCCTCAGGTAGGTTCAGAGCTACAATACAAAGCCATGATGGCTTTACTTTATGCCAATATAGGTGTTTTAATTTATGTTGCCATAAGATTTGAGCTTATTTTTGCTATTGGTGCAATATTGGCTCTTGTCCACGATGTTATTATAACACTCGGATTCTTAAGCCTTACATCCAAAGAGTTTAACCTAACCGTTGTGGCAGCACTACTTGCCCTTATAGGTTACTCTTTGAATGATACTATAGTTGTTTTTGATAGGATTAGGGAGAGGATTAAAGCTACAGCAAATGAAAAGATCAACATCAAAGATATTATGAATAAAAGTATTAATGAAACCCTTAGTAGAACCATCATCACTTCTCTTTTGACATTTTTTACAGTCCTATCACTGATGATTTTTGGTGGTGAAGTAATCAACCCCTTTGCCTTTACGCTTGTAATAGGGATAATAGTAGGTACATACTCTTCAATTGGTATTGCAAGTGGTCTTGTTTACTTAATAAAAAGTCTCAGGAAAAGATAAAAGGATGGGCAATACCCATCCTTTTTTTAATTCATCCAACAATATTTACAATATTCCCAAGCATTTCATCTACGGTTTTGACAGTTTTGACGTTTGCCTGGATATATCTAAAGTTTGTTATACTCTCCACCATCTCCTTTGCTATATCAACATTAGAAGCCTCAAGAAATCCAGAAAGGATTTCATAATTGCTATCAGGTACTACGCCTCCATTTTGATTATATATCTGTAATTTCCCTTTTACTTCACCATCAACATATACATTCCCTTTATTATCAATATGAACATTGTCAGGTGATGTCCCAACATTTATACCCACTCTTCTACCTGAAACATCCACCATTTCACCATTTTTATCTATGCTAAGTATACCCATCCGAGAATAAACCTCTTTGTTACCATCAGTAAACTTGAAATACCCATCTCCATTTATGGCAAGATCAAGTGGTCTGCCAGTATTTATAAAATAACCGATACCTTCATTGGAGGTAACAGAATATAATTCCACACCACCCTTCGAAAACTCCTTTAGATGGGCAATCTTACCTTTAAATGCAGTGCTACTGATATTGGCGATATTATTTGCCGTAACACCATACTTTTTATTACCTGCAGATATTGCAGATAAGGCATAAAACAAGCCGGGTATCATACCGTCACCTCTTAGGATATTATATCGACCAAAAATTAATTTTCAATTGTTTTTTTTTCAAAATAAGCTATATTTTTGTTATGACAAAATTACTCTTACTCTTCTTTATATTGCCAATTTCTGTTTTTGCTGATGATTTGAGTTTATGCTATAACGTCAAAGCAATGTTTGTAACTGTAGGTAAAACATGTATACACTACAAAAAAGATAAAGATACACTCTACTTTAATAGTATTATAAGATCTTCAAAACTTGTAAGCTTTATGAAAAGAATTGAAGATAAAGGGAAAGGGATAGCTGACCTTAAAACCTTTAAACCAAAATACTTCCTTTTTGACCAGGAGGAAAGTAAATACAAAGCCACCAATGAATATATCTACAAGGAAGACAGAATTGTATCCAAAACTACCCATTACGATAAATCATGGAAACCTACTGAGGAAGAGATAAAAGAGTTTAGCAACATAGATTATTTTGAACCATTCATGTTATCAATGGTTTTCTACAGAAATATTCATCACAAAAAAGAAGAACCTTTGAAATTATTCTATAAAAATAAAACATACAATATTCCATACAAAATATTAGGAGACGAGATTGAAGAAATAAATGGGAAGAAAATTGCGGTAAAAAAGATATCAGTAAAACCATTTGTAAAAGGGAAAGGTCTTTTGGTACCGGATGGAGAATGGTTTTTATACTTAGATAAAGCAAATCTGTACCCTATAAAAATAGAAGCAAAATTTGTATTCGTTTCAGCAGTGGCCTATATTGAAACTATTGAAGGAAAAACTACACTTATAAAAGAGATCATAGAGCAGTACAGCAACTAATAAAGTAAATATCTATAAAATAGAAGCAATACAATCCACTATCAAAAAACACAGTGTTCAATAATTTATCTAAAATCAAACCCTCTCTCAAGGATAAAGCTAAAAATTTTTAATTTAAAGTTATATTTTTTATTATAGATTAATATAACACTGGATTAAAAATGACCACTAAAAAATTATCTATTCATAAATCACTTATTACCATAAATGAAAAATATCGTATCAAAATACCTCCCAATTAAGAGAAAAATAAGCCAAAATAAAATAAAAAAGTTTTATAAAAAAATTAAAATTATATTTTAGATGAAGCAGTATCAATATAAAGTAAAAAAATAAATCAATAATGCAATAAAGATACAATAAAAAATTAAATAAAACGTTAGTTTTAATAATTTTCAATAAAATATTTACTATTGATTAATAAAATTATCTTTGATAAACAACACGGAAAAAGCAAGGAGGTTTTAAATGTCAAAAGCAGCTGAAATTACATTAGAAAGTATTCAATCTAAATCATTAGTAGCAGAAACGGTAATTAAAGATACTACAGCCAACCCTGCTCCTTTGGGCCTGATGGGTTTTGGACTCACCACAATCCTACTTAATCTTCATAACATAGGTTTATTCGGATTAAGCAGTATGATTCTCGCAATGGGGATCTTTTATGGGGGAATGGCTCAAATATTTGCTGGTATAATGGAATGGAAAAAGAAAAACACTTTTGGAACAGTAGCTTTTACCTCTTATGGATTATTCTGGATTTCGCTTGTGGCATTGATAGTATTTCCAAAAATGGGGATTATATCTGCCCCTGAAAAAAATGAAATGGTAGTTTATCTTTTTTTATGGGGTATGTTTACGATGATCTTACTTGTTGGAACATTTAGAATGAATTTTGCAATTATGTTTGTGTTCCTTATGTTAACCGTTCTTTTTATGATGCTCGCAATAGCAGATGGGACAGGTAATCCTGCAATCAAACTTGCAGCAGGTTACATAGGAATATTAACAGGTGCTTCAGCAATATACGTTGCAGCAGCCCAAATATTAAACGAAGTATACGGCAGCACATTACTGCCATTAGGTGAATTCAAAAAAAGACAACCAAGAGTCCTATAAAACACCCATTTCATAGATATGGCGGGGTAACCCGCCTTTTTTTATACCCAAAAATCTCTTTTAAAATAACTTGATTTTTTTTATTTTTACTATACAATAGATAAAAAAGTTTGGGGTGAGATTATGTTTAAAGTTGCGGTACTACCGGGTGATGGCATAGGTCCAGAAGTCATGGCACAAGCTATGAAAATACTAAAAAAAATTGAAAAAAAATATAGCGTGAAATTCGATTGTAAATTTTCTGATGTTGGCGGAATAGCAATTGATAATTATGGGGAACCACTTCCACAACATACTTTAAAACTCTGCGAAGAATCTGATGCCATTCTGTTTGGTTCTGTCGGTGGTCCAAAATGGGAAAATTTACCTCCGGAAAAACAGCCCGAAAGGGGTGCCCTTTTGCCTTTAAGAAAACATTTTAATCTTTTCGTAAACATTAGACCTGTAAAAGTTTACCCTGCCCTAAAAGAATCCTGCTCATTAAAAGATAAATTCATCCAGCAGGGGCTCGATATAGTTATATTGAGAGAACTTACTGGGGGGATCTACTTTGGACAACCTAAATATATATCAGAAGATAGAAATTATGCAGTTGATACAATGAAATATACCGTTGAAGAGATCAAAAGAATAGCTAAAGTTGCCTTTGAAACTGCAAGATTAAGAAAAAAAATAGTCACAAGTGTAGATAAAGCAAATGTACTTATGACCTCTGTATTATGGAGAGAGATCGTCACAGAGTTGTGGGAAAAAGATTACCCTGACATAAAATTAAACCACATGTACGTGGACAATGCCGCAATGCAGCTGGTGAGAAACCCATCACAATTTGATGTTATACTTACTGAAAATATGTTTGGTGACATTTTAAGTGATGAAGCTGCAATGCTGACCGGTTCACTGGGGATGCTTCCTTCAGCATCTCTCAACGAGAGGGGGTTTGGATTGTATGAGCCAATAGGTGGTACAGCTCCTGATATCGCCGGACAGAATATTGCCAACCCAACTGCAC is part of the Calditerrivibrio nitroreducens DSM 19672 genome and harbors:
- the secD gene encoding protein translocase subunit SecD, giving the protein MQLKLRWITILIVFVVSLFFMFPLDKRINLGLDLKGGMHVILGVETEKAVQAKIDTLTGQIRKELRNSKINFAFVQKNESGKISIGLSDPAERNKVKDLISKNYPILKESGLNSDEKVIELSLDTDEVKRIKDYAVEQAVQVIRNRVDQFGVNEPVIQRQGKEHILVQLAGITDPERAVKLIGKTAQLKFYLLDENANNEETIKSGNIPPDDIILYGKKIDKVTGQIVSTIPYVLKKDAVLTGDYLLEAEVRISSQFNEPYVSIKFDPAGSKIFEEITAENVNKRMAIVLDDNVYSAPVIRERIAGGEAQISGSFTLEEAKDLAIVLRAGSLPAPVKILENRTIGPSLGQDSIKKGIWAGIIGVAAVIIFMLIYYKFSGFIASIALLSNAIIILGAMGMFKATLTLPGIAGLILTMGMAIDANVLIFERIREELRLGRTPMNALEAGFEKAMSTIIDSNITTLIAGLVLFQFGTGPVKGFAVTLTIGILSSIFTAVTLSKTIFLTLYGNKEIKKLSV
- the secF gene encoding protein translocase subunit SecF — encoded protein: MAQFLELIKNDSNIDFLGKAKLFFIISGVLIVISLFLIFTKGLNLGIDFSGGTVIQLKYEKPADLNKLRQGIGNLKIGDVSIQNFGNPEEVLIRLGKTRDIPLEELSKTIRAKLAEIDPNNKFIVERVEQVGPQVGSELQYKAMMALLYANIGVLIYVAIRFELIFAIGAILALVHDVIITLGFLSLTSKEFNLTVVAALLALIGYSLNDTIVVFDRIRERIKATANEKINIKDIMNKSINETLSRTIITSLLTFFTVLSLMIFGGEVINPFAFTLVIGIIVGTYSSIGIASGLVYLIKSLRKR
- a CDS encoding flagellar hook-basal body complex protein, whose protein sequence is MIPGLFYALSAISAGNKKYGVTANNIANISSTAFKGKIAHLKEFSKGGVELYSVTSNEGIGYFINTGRPLDLAINGDGYFKFTDGNKEVYSRMGILSIDKNGEMVDVSGRRVGINVGTSPDNVHIDNKGNVYVDGEVKGKLQIYNQNGGVVPDSNYEILSGFLEASNVDIAKEMVESITNFRYIQANVKTVKTVDEMLGNIVNIVG
- a CDS encoding DUF3108 domain-containing protein, whose translation is MTKLLLLFFILPISVFADDLSLCYNVKAMFVTVGKTCIHYKKDKDTLYFNSIIRSSKLVSFMKRIEDKGKGIADLKTFKPKYFLFDQEESKYKATNEYIYKEDRIVSKTTHYDKSWKPTEEEIKEFSNIDYFEPFMLSMVFYRNIHHKKEEPLKLFYKNKTYNIPYKILGDEIEEINGKKIAVKKISVKPFVKGKGLLVPDGEWFLYLDKANLYPIKIEAKFVFVSAVAYIETIEGKTTLIKEIIEQYSN
- a CDS encoding acetate uptake transporter; this encodes MSKAAEITLESIQSKSLVAETVIKDTTANPAPLGLMGFGLTTILLNLHNIGLFGLSSMILAMGIFYGGMAQIFAGIMEWKKKNTFGTVAFTSYGLFWISLVALIVFPKMGIISAPEKNEMVVYLFLWGMFTMILLVGTFRMNFAIMFVFLMLTVLFMMLAIADGTGNPAIKLAAGYIGILTGASAIYVAAAQILNEVYGSTLLPLGEFKKRQPRVL
- the leuB gene encoding 3-isopropylmalate dehydrogenase, with product MFKVAVLPGDGIGPEVMAQAMKILKKIEKKYSVKFDCKFSDVGGIAIDNYGEPLPQHTLKLCEESDAILFGSVGGPKWENLPPEKQPERGALLPLRKHFNLFVNIRPVKVYPALKESCSLKDKFIQQGLDIVILRELTGGIYFGQPKYISEDRNYAVDTMKYTVEEIKRIAKVAFETARLRKKIVTSVDKANVLMTSVLWREIVTELWEKDYPDIKLNHMYVDNAAMQLVRNPSQFDVILTENMFGDILSDEAAMLTGSLGMLPSASLNERGFGLYEPIGGTAPDIAGQNIANPTAQILSAALMLRYSFKMDDAARDIENALENLIAKGARTSDIFYGDPGTYKVSTEEFGDELAELI